One genomic window of Haemophilus haemolyticus includes the following:
- a CDS encoding curli polymerization inhibitor CsgI-related protein, whose protein sequence is MKLRAVVLGLATLCASTATFAGMVSTSSNLELLAIDGQKASKSLAKDAKTFAVNDTQNHQVVVRLSEIIGSGSSQTLFESNPVIVTFQGNAEDLVISAPAIRGRSEGDKFNEMPSISVKTKSGNTLSAKVDMLKQEGLFPSANVVNDLSEYNASGATASVAAFAATTAANPMVATPASNAKANKGKVVVQGENVAEQQLQYWFQQADKETQTRFLNWAKSHK, encoded by the coding sequence ATGAAATTACGTGCTGTTGTATTAGGTCTTGCAACATTATGTGCTAGCACAGCGACTTTTGCTGGCATGGTTTCTACTTCATCTAACCTTGAACTTTTAGCCATTGATGGTCAAAAGGCATCTAAATCTCTTGCGAAGGATGCAAAAACCTTTGCTGTGAATGACACCCAAAACCATCAGGTTGTTGTTCGTTTAAGTGAAATTATTGGTTCTGGATCTAGCCAAACCCTTTTTGAATCTAACCCAGTAATCGTGACATTCCAAGGCAATGCTGAGGATCTTGTTATTTCGGCGCCAGCTATTCGTGGTCGTTCTGAAGGTGATAAATTCAATGAAATGCCAAGCATTAGCGTAAAAACAAAATCTGGTAATACGCTTTCAGCAAAAGTGGATATGTTAAAACAAGAAGGTTTATTCCCAAGTGCTAATGTGGTGAATGATCTTTCTGAATATAATGCGTCTGGTGCAACTGCATCTGTTGCTGCATTTGCTGCAACCACAGCTGCTAACCCAATGGTCGCAACTCCAGCAAGCAATGCAAAAGCGAATAAAGGTAAAGTGGTTGTTCAAGGTGAAAACGTTGCAGAACAACAGCTTCAATATTGGTTCCAACAAGCGGATAAAGAAACTCAAACACGTTTCTTAAATTGGGCAAAATCCCATAAATAA
- the sohB gene encoding protease SohB, translated as MLNDILTGYGIFILEILTILLLILAIVGLVISYRQHNKSKIGELEIKDLSEEFDHQVSVLRDFNLSEEELKQQTKAEKKAEKQKAKKRKEKLKKGETLDDEKKSCVYVLDFHGDISASETTELREEISAILNVAKQEDEVLLRLESPGGIVHDYGFAASQLSRLKQKGIKLTIAVDKVAASGGYMMACVADKIVSAPFAVIGSIGVVAQIPNVHRLLKKYDIDVDVMTAGEFKRTVTVLGENTEKGKQKFQQELEETHQLFKQFVSQNRPCVDIDKIATGEHWFGQQAIDLKLVDEISTSDDLILEKMKEKHVLSVKYRLKKSLIKKLGRQAEESAVNIVHRYATKRANDFIH; from the coding sequence ATGTTAAACGATATTTTAACTGGCTATGGAATTTTTATTCTGGAAATTCTAACAATTTTATTACTCATTCTTGCTATTGTTGGTTTGGTGATTTCTTATCGTCAACACAACAAATCTAAAATAGGGGAATTAGAAATTAAAGATTTATCTGAAGAATTTGATCATCAAGTTAGTGTATTGCGTGATTTTAATCTTTCTGAAGAAGAGCTAAAACAACAAACTAAAGCAGAGAAAAAAGCTGAAAAACAAAAGGCTAAAAAACGTAAAGAAAAATTAAAAAAAGGTGAAACCTTAGATGACGAAAAGAAAAGCTGTGTGTATGTCTTAGATTTTCATGGTGATATTTCAGCATCAGAAACGACCGAACTTCGAGAAGAAATTTCAGCAATCTTAAATGTAGCAAAACAAGAAGATGAAGTATTACTACGTTTAGAAAGCCCGGGCGGTATTGTTCATGATTATGGGTTTGCAGCCTCTCAGTTGTCTCGTTTGAAACAAAAAGGCATAAAATTAACCATCGCTGTAGATAAGGTTGCAGCAAGTGGCGGTTATATGATGGCTTGTGTAGCCGATAAAATTGTATCTGCGCCTTTTGCTGTTATTGGTTCTATCGGCGTCGTAGCACAAATTCCAAACGTTCATCGTTTATTGAAAAAATATGATATTGATGTAGATGTGATGACAGCTGGTGAGTTTAAACGCACAGTAACTGTATTAGGTGAGAATACCGAAAAAGGCAAACAAAAATTTCAACAAGAGTTGGAAGAAACACATCAATTATTTAAACAATTTGTCTCACAAAATCGTCCTTGTGTAGATATTGATAAAATTGCGACAGGCGAACATTGGTTTGGCCAACAAGCAATCGACTTGAAATTAGTCGATGAAATTTCAACCAGTGATGATTTAATTTTAGAAAAAATGAAAGAAAAACATGTGTTAAGTGTGAAATATCGATTGAAAAAATCATTGATCAAAAAATTAGGTCGCCAGGCTGAAGAAAGTGCGGTAAATATTGTTCATCGTTATGCTACAAAGCGAGCAAATGATTTTATACATTAA
- a CDS encoding OmpA family protein gives MKLSRILLSSIAIATVAACGNLSKVTDAGTPEYKDVNGQQIPQLVWPKIDSATFNHDGSQFGTWPNWDNVRMIENGMNKDQIRQLIGDPHFTEGLYGVSEWDYVFNYRENGTHKICQYKVLFDKNHNAQSFFWYPNGCNGNSAFNLSGDFLFDFNKDTLTAQGKQVVDNVASQLKSTGAKEVKVAGYTDRLGSDAYNLDLSQRRANTVKARLTEDGVNSLITAVGYGKNPQVKACEGVNGQALKDCLRPNRRVEIIASGSELKLQEGGKSNGGTQGPAKLYQK, from the coding sequence ATGAAATTGTCTCGTATTTTATTATCAAGCATTGCTATCGCAACTGTTGCCGCTTGTGGCAATTTAAGCAAAGTAACTGATGCAGGTACTCCAGAATATAAAGATGTAAATGGTCAACAAATACCTCAATTAGTATGGCCTAAAATTGATTCAGCGACCTTTAACCACGATGGTAGCCAATTCGGTACTTGGCCAAATTGGGATAATGTTCGTATGATTGAAAATGGTATGAACAAAGATCAAATTCGTCAATTAATCGGTGATCCGCACTTCACAGAAGGCTTGTATGGTGTATCTGAATGGGATTATGTATTCAATTATCGTGAAAACGGCACCCATAAGATTTGTCAATATAAAGTATTATTTGACAAAAATCATAATGCACAAAGTTTCTTCTGGTATCCAAACGGTTGTAACGGAAATTCAGCATTCAATTTGAGCGGTGACTTCTTATTTGACTTCAACAAAGACACCTTAACGGCACAAGGCAAACAAGTTGTTGATAACGTAGCGTCTCAATTAAAGTCTACTGGTGCTAAAGAAGTTAAAGTTGCTGGTTATACAGACCGTTTAGGTTCTGATGCTTACAACTTAGATCTATCTCAACGTCGTGCAAATACTGTTAAAGCGCGTTTAACTGAAGACGGTGTGAACTCTCTAATTACTGCTGTGGGCTATGGTAAAAATCCGCAAGTGAAAGCTTGTGAGGGTGTTAATGGACAAGCGTTAAAAGATTGTTTACGTCCTAATCGTCGTGTTGAGATTATTGCCTCTGGTTCTGAATTAAAA